A genomic segment from Comamonas terrigena NBRC 13299 encodes:
- a CDS encoding hydantoinase/oxoprolinase family protein: protein MARAYLDKLADELAAIGLPRGVLMMLSNGGLARIDDARELPIALLESGPAAGAVSAVHHSLLESHRDLLAFDMGGTTAKLCLVTQGQPSISFGFEAARRQRFAEGSGLPIHITTVDLIEIGAGGGSIAHQDALGLLKVGPRSAGSEPGPMCYGLGGDAPTVTDANLLLGYLNPDFFAGGTLAMDRQQSVAGFAALGQQLQHSAVATAWGVHDIVAENMAAAARVHVSERGQDPRKFVLVATGGGGPLHAYYVARKIGISTIIAPPEAGVASAFGLLVATARSDRSRTISFKPATDDLRALETQFTALETQALPPLHALEQGFGPIQLQRRADGRFVGQGFNLTVDLPSGPYHFADSAGEAAWRAQLDQAFRSEYQRKFGRVPPDVPVELVNLRITGEAPPVEPFHAAPLPASHSTPEPVAHRDVYFHEVRDYVSTPIFRRAQLRPGFAMAGPLLVEEPSTTVVVGPLGRITMTEHANLVITVETAQ, encoded by the coding sequence ATGGCACGCGCCTACCTGGACAAGCTGGCCGACGAGCTGGCCGCCATCGGTCTGCCGCGCGGCGTGCTGATGATGCTGTCCAACGGAGGGCTGGCACGCATTGACGATGCCCGTGAGTTGCCGATTGCCCTGCTGGAATCCGGCCCGGCGGCGGGCGCCGTCTCTGCCGTTCACCACAGCTTGCTGGAAAGCCACCGGGATCTGCTGGCCTTCGACATGGGGGGCACCACCGCCAAGCTGTGCCTGGTCACCCAGGGCCAGCCCTCCATCAGCTTTGGCTTCGAGGCAGCCCGCCGCCAACGGTTTGCCGAAGGCAGTGGCCTGCCCATCCACATCACCACGGTCGACCTGATCGAGATTGGCGCTGGCGGCGGCAGCATTGCGCACCAGGATGCCTTGGGCCTGCTCAAGGTGGGCCCGCGCAGCGCAGGGTCCGAACCCGGCCCCATGTGCTATGGCCTGGGCGGCGATGCCCCCACGGTCACCGACGCCAACTTGCTGCTGGGCTACCTCAACCCCGATTTCTTCGCCGGGGGCACATTGGCCATGGACCGCCAGCAGTCGGTGGCCGGTTTTGCGGCACTGGGCCAGCAACTGCAGCACAGCGCCGTCGCCACGGCCTGGGGGGTGCACGACATCGTGGCCGAAAACATGGCCGCCGCGGCCCGCGTGCATGTGTCGGAACGCGGACAGGACCCGCGCAAGTTCGTGCTGGTCGCCACGGGCGGTGGAGGCCCGCTGCATGCCTACTATGTGGCACGCAAGATCGGCATCTCCACCATCATTGCGCCGCCCGAAGCAGGCGTGGCCTCGGCCTTTGGCTTGCTGGTCGCCACGGCGCGGTCCGATCGCTCGCGCACCATCAGCTTCAAGCCTGCCACCGACGATCTGCGTGCGCTGGAAACCCAGTTCACAGCCCTGGAAACCCAGGCGCTTCCCCCTCTGCACGCGCTGGAGCAGGGCTTTGGCCCCATCCAGCTGCAGCGCCGGGCCGATGGCCGCTTTGTCGGCCAGGGCTTCAACCTCACGGTCGATCTGCCCAGCGGGCCCTACCACTTTGCAGACAGCGCCGGAGAAGCCGCATGGCGCGCCCAGCTGGACCAGGCATTCCGCAGCGAATACCAGCGCAAGTTCGGCCGCGTCCCGCCCGATGTTCCGGTGGAGCTGGTCAATCTGCGCATCACCGGGGAAGCGCCACCGGTGGAGCCCTTCCACGCCGCACCACTGCCCGCAAGCCACAGCACGCCCGAGCCGGTGGCCCATCGCGATGTGTATTTCCATGAAGTGCGCGATTACGTGTCCACGCCCATCTTCCGGCGTGCACAACTGCGCCCGGGCTTTGCCATGGCGGGCCCCCTGCTGGTGGAAGAGCCCAGCACCACCGTCGTCGTCGGCCCGCTGGGCCGCATAACCATGACGGAGCACGCCAACCTGGTCATCACTGTGGAGACTGCGCAATGA